Sequence from the Fictibacillus arsenicus genome:
CTCTAAGTTCCATTCATCCACCTCCATTTCACTCTATTCTTATTTTAACAGTTTTCGTTATGTTTTTTGAATTTTCTAACTAAACAAACCAGGAGCTTTTACGGCACGTGTTCTTTTATTTATTACACGTTCGCCCGTTAGAAAGGCCGTTACACCCGTTTGACACTTCGTTTCACCCCTAGATCACCGCGTTACACCCCAGAACCAAGCTGTTTCACCCACTTCACCCACTTCACCCTCATTTTCACCCCATAACCATTATTCAGATCAAAACTCTTATAAAAAAGTGTGCAAATTAAGCTGAATTTGATAAAAAAATAAAAGCTGACACCATATAGGACATAAAATATGTTCCTTTTGGTCAGCTTTCTTCTTAAAATAGCTTCATTTTTGTTGATTTTTTATTTAGGCTGCATTCGTATAGCTCCATCGAGACGTATCGTTTCTCCATTCAGCATCGTATTCTCAACAATGCTTTGTACAAGCTGCGCATACTCTTCTGGAAGACCGAGCCTGGACGGGAACGGAACCATTTTTCCAAGTGCTGTCCGTGCTTCTTCCGGAAGCATTTCAAACATCGGTGTATGGAAAAGTCCCGGTGCAATTGTCATCACACGTATACCAAATCTAGCAAACTCCCTTGCAAGAGGAAGTGTCATTCCAACCACTCCGCCTTTTGAAGCGCTGTATGCAGCCTGGCCGATTTGCCCCTCAAATGCTGCAACAGAAGCCGTATTAATAATTACGCCTCTTTCACCTGCCGCATTTTCCACATTTTTAACCACACTCTCAGCTGCCAGACGGCATACGTTAAACGTACCAATCAGATTAACGGAAATTACTTTGGTGAAAAGATCCAAACTATGCGTTCCCTTTTTTCCAAACACTTTTTCAGCTATACCAATGCCGGCACAATTGACAACTGTATTAACGGAACCCATTCGATTTACTGCTGAAGCAACGGCTGCCTTGACTTCCTCTTCACTCGTTACATCTGTTTTAACAAAAGAAACAGATGAACCAAGTTCTTTAACAAGCCGATCCCCCTGTTCCACAGAAAGGTCGAGAATCACAGCCTGACCTCCGTTTTCAACAATCTTCCTTACCGTTGCCTCACCAAGACCTGAAGCCCCGCCTGTTACAAGCGCTCTAGACTCTTGAATATTCATCATCATCCCTCCCGCTTGTGAAGAGATGCAAGATTTATGCCAACAAATAAACAGGGATATGCCCTGCTTCAATGTCTGCTATGTGTACATACTGTTTTAATTCTGGTCAGAATTTGCACATCATGATATTTAATCACTTGTGAAAAGCTCCTCCCAATAAATCTGCTCAACCGGCACAAGCTCATCAGCTGATGAAGATACGTGATCTTACCAAATGAAGCATGGGGACGGTTCTACTTCTTCCTTTAAAAACCAAGAATTAATACGTTCCCGTGTTTTCCCTCGATTTAATTTAAAGATAGTCAGACACCTTTTGTTGAATTTTCAAATCTATTTTATTTTATGCTTGAATTTACATTATTTTGAATTTGTTCCCTGCTATCCCTTACAATAAGTGATAAAATATATCCAATAGACTCTCCAAAGAGGTGAAAACGACTTGATCATTTACGAAGCCACAAAAACTGAATTTATATCTGATGTTACGAACGAGCTTCTCGTAGAACGTCTTTACGAGTCATACCAAAATAAAATAGGTAGGACTACTAAAAGTGAAATCAACTCATGGGAGAATTCGCTGCAGCGTATGTCAAATGTTATGCAGGATGAAGAGATTCCTGATGATACATCGGTGGCAATAGAATTTAAGATTCCGAATACATCTAAACGAGTAGATTTCTTAGTGGCTGGTCACGATGGTATGCAGGATCATGTTGTGATTGTAGAATTGAAGCAGTGGTCAGAGGTTGAAAAGGTAACATCCAAAGATGCGCTTGTGTCTACCTATCTTGGGGGAAGTAACCGGACTGTGACGCATCCTTCTTATCAGGCATGGTCATACGCTACTTTAATTCAAGATTTTAATCAGAACGTGCAAGATCAGCATATTGTGTTGAAACCATGTGCCTATCTACATAATTACCGAAAGACAGAAAATGATCCGTTGATGGATCCTCACTATTCTGATCATCTAGCTAAAGCACCTGTTTTTGCAAAAGGTGAGATACAGAGATTAAGAGATTTTATTAAGAAGTACGTGCGTTACGGAGATCGTAACCAATTGATTTATCAGATAGAGCA
This genomic interval carries:
- a CDS encoding 3-hydroxyacyl-CoA dehydrogenase, which encodes MNIQESRALVTGGASGLGEATVRKIVENGGQAVILDLSVEQGDRLVKELGSSVSFVKTDVTSEEEVKAAVASAVNRMGSVNTVVNCAGIGIAEKVFGKKGTHSLDLFTKVISVNLIGTFNVCRLAAESVVKNVENAAGERGVIINTASVAAFEGQIGQAAYSASKGGVVGMTLPLAREFARFGIRVMTIAPGLFHTPMFEMLPEEARTALGKMVPFPSRLGLPEEYAQLVQSIVENTMLNGETIRLDGAIRMQPK